A single region of the Glycine max cultivar Williams 82 chromosome 20, Glycine_max_v4.0, whole genome shotgun sequence genome encodes:
- the LOC100802241 gene encoding non-specific lipid transfer protein GPI-anchored 5, with protein sequence MAAQGKMEMGVVLVVMIISMMCVGAKAQQSSCTSALVNLSPCLNFITGNSSTPSSGCCTQLSSVVRSQPQCLCQVLNGGGSSLGVTINQTQALALPGACNVRTPPITQCNAASPVGSPSPNSDPSGTGSTNVPTTDNGSSSATSVKLSIPLMFFVLAATYAPTFGTLIL encoded by the exons ATGGCAGCACAAGGGAAAATGGAGATGGGTGTGGTTTTGGTGGTAATGATCATTAGCATGATGTGTGTAGGGGCTAAGGCACAACAATCAAGTTGCACAAGTGCGTTGGTGAACCTGTCTCCGTGCCTAAACTTCATAACGGGGAACTCCTCCACCCCTTCTTCTGGGTGCTGCACACAGCTTTCCAGTGTTGTCAGGTCACAACCACAGTGCCTGTGCCAGGTTCTTAACGGgggaggatcttcattgggAGTTACAATCAACCAAACCCAGGCCCTGGCTTTGCCTGGGGCTTGCAATGTGCGGACCCCACCCATCACTCAGTGCAATG CTGCTTCACCAGTGGGATCTCCTTCTCCTAATTCGGATCCATCAG GAACCGGATCCACAAACGTGCCAACCACAGATAATGGCTCCTCTAGTGCAACTTCCGTCAAGTTATCGATTCCTCTGATGTTTTTTGTTCTTGCAGCAACATATGCTCCAACGTTCGGAACACTGATTCTTTAA
- the LOC100807906 gene encoding FCS-Like Zinc finger 8, whose product MADSEKYNKKPSSSSFFSSPRLFTNFTPKGFHETETMMSPTSTLDSKPFSGFKNPFWSETNSPRTPVSEHKRYWDKLDSKGIGLGLVDALVDEEKHGEVSSKSESRMVVFGSQLKIQIPPLSPSESSKFVAEKGNSSSGVADANSQRVFMGCLSASEMELSEDYTRVISRGPNPRTTHIFDNCIIESSCFELGCSASSVKENGCFLDQTSYHSRSFLSVCFHCKKNLGQGKDIYMYRGERAFCSNECRYQGMLLEEEMSKLEASDIYGP is encoded by the exons ATGGCAGATTCAGAAAAGTACAACAAGAAACCCTCTTCATCATCTTTCTTCAGTTCTCCGAGGTTGTTCACCAATTTCACTCCGAAAGGTTTCCATGAAACCGAAACCATGATGAGCCCTACCTCCACACTCGACAGCAAGCCTTTCTCTGGCTTCAAGAACCCTTTTTGGTCCGAAACTAACAGCCCCAGAACCCCAGTGAGTGAACACAAGCGTTACTGGGACAAATTGGATTCCAAAGGGATTGGTCTTGGCCTTGTTGATGCTCTTGTTGACGAAGAGAAACACGGTGAAGTGAGTTCGAAATCGGAGTCTCGAATGGTTGTGTTTGGATCTCAGCTCAAGATTCAGATTCCTCCACTGTCTCCATCTGAATCTTCCAAATTCGTAGCTGAGAAGGGAAATTCTTCTTCTGGGGTTGCTGATGCTAATTCTCAGCGTGTCTTTATGGGGTGTCTCTCTGCGAGCGAAATGGAACTCTCTGAGGACTACACGCGCGTGATTTCACGCGGGCCTAACCCGAGAACAACTCACATATTTGATAATTGCATCATTGAGAGTAGCTGCTTTGAACTTGGGTGTTCTGCTTCTTCTGTTAAGGAAAATGGATGTTTTCTTGATCAAACCAGCTATCACTCTCGGAGCTTTCTCAGTGTCTGCTTTCACTGCAAGAAAAATCTTGGGCAGGGTAAAGACATCTACATGTACAG GGGTGAGAGAGCATTTTGCAGCAATGAATGCCGGTACCAAGGGATGCTGTTGGAGGAAGAGATGAGCAAATTGGAAGCCAGTGATATTTATGGGCCTTAG